A genomic stretch from Coregonus clupeaformis isolate EN_2021a chromosome 23, ASM2061545v1, whole genome shotgun sequence includes:
- the LOC121553891 gene encoding uncharacterized protein LOC121553891 isoform X1 yields MESKKHTTENQNLTQKIKSRELRIVKNRANVKSNVWDHFGVIVNADKQLVDGFAACKKCKRVLAYDSQRTGTSSLKKHIGRCTTLKLKREAAIKREAAIEAEKTMSKSTYEEDEEEEEGQRPKTGMQDPNTSEVAMTEDGAAEQFEFQYGLEGATFKNENGECSKSHLSIIKVEQLDPLLPDQNNSSCGSGSPRDSGPPGSSGFGSSMSPAAQFFRKCHQAGCTQFIFSEFASRLNTVTERISSQQASEEDFNLTLNVLEASRMLPEIFAKRDQEMEKRLKDLQRETEAVRTARSAMRDACIMSFTRS; encoded by the exons ATGGAAAGCAAAAAGCATACCACGGAAAATCAGAATTTGACCCAAAAAATTAAAAGTAGGGAGCTCAGAATCGTGAAAAACAGGGCAaatgtcaaatcaaatgtatGGGATCATTTTGGAGTAATCGTTAACGCTGACAAACAACTTGTGGATGGATTCGCAGCATGCAAAAAGTGCAAACGGGTGTTAGCCTATGATAGTCAAAGAACGGGCACTTCCAGCTTGAAAAAACACATTGGGAGATGCACG ACATTAAAGTTAAAAAGAGAAGCTGCAATAAAAAGAGAAGCTGCAATAGAGGCAGAGAAGACCATGTCCAAGAGCACatatgaggaagatgaggaggaggaggaggggcagcgcCCAAAGACTGGGAT GCAAGATCCCAATACTTCAGAGGTAGCCATGACAGAAG ACGGGGCTGCAGAGCAGTTTGAGTTTCAGTATGGACTGGAGGGAGCAACATTTAAGAATGAGAATGGGGAG TGCTCAAAGAGCCATCTGTCCATCATCAAAGTGGAACAACTGGACCCCCTTCTCCCTGACCAAAACA ACTCCAGCTGTGGTTCTGGGTCACCTAGGGATTCTGGGCCTCCTGGCTCATCTGGTTTTGGGTCCAGTATGAGTCCAGCTGCACAGTTCTTCAGGAAATGCCACCAGGCAGGCTGCACACAGTTCATCTTCTCTGAGTTCGCCTCCCGCCTCAACACCGTCACTGAGAGGATTTCATCCCAGCAGGCCAGCGAAGAAG ATTTCAACCTCACCCTGAACGTGCTGGAGGCCTCTAGGATGCTGCCAGAGATCTTTGCTAAGAGAGACCAAG AAATGGAGAAGAGActgaaggatctgcagagagagaCTGAAGCGGTGAGGACTGCCAGGTCTGCCATGAGAGATGCCTGTATCATGAGCTTCACCCGATCATGA
- the LOC121553891 gene encoding uncharacterized protein LOC121553891 isoform X3 yields MESRSRDRKKSHTWKYFNEISSESVTCKLCAAVLKRTSGSTTSMLNHLERIHHLSLRHIKTQRELMAAVRGKTPTLKLKREAAIKREAAIEAEKTMSKSTYEEDEEEEEGQRPKTGMQDPNTSEVAMTEDGAAEQFEFQYGLEGATFKNENGECSKSHLSIIKVEQLDPLLPDQNNSSCGSGSPRDSGPPGSSGFGSSMSPAAQFFRKCHQAGCTQFIFSEFASRLNTVTERISSQQASEEDFNLTLNVLEASRMLPEIFAKRDQEMEKRLKDLQRETEAVRTARSAMRDACIMSFTRS; encoded by the exons ATGGAAAGTAGAAGCAGAGACCGTAAAAAAAGTCACACCTGGAAATATTTCAATGAAATCTCGTCCGAAAGTGTGACATGCAAGCTGTGTGCGGCTGTTCTGAAGCGGACGAGCGGAAGCACAACATCCATGTTAAACCATTTAGAAAGGATCCATCATCTGTCGTTAAGACATATAAAAACACAGCGAGAGCTGATGGCTGCCGTTAGAGGTAAGACTCCT ACATTAAAGTTAAAAAGAGAAGCTGCAATAAAAAGAGAAGCTGCAATAGAGGCAGAGAAGACCATGTCCAAGAGCACatatgaggaagatgaggaggaggaggaggggcagcgcCCAAAGACTGGGAT GCAAGATCCCAATACTTCAGAGGTAGCCATGACAGAAG ACGGGGCTGCAGAGCAGTTTGAGTTTCAGTATGGACTGGAGGGAGCAACATTTAAGAATGAGAATGGGGAG TGCTCAAAGAGCCATCTGTCCATCATCAAAGTGGAACAACTGGACCCCCTTCTCCCTGACCAAAACA ACTCCAGCTGTGGTTCTGGGTCACCTAGGGATTCTGGGCCTCCTGGCTCATCTGGTTTTGGGTCCAGTATGAGTCCAGCTGCACAGTTCTTCAGGAAATGCCACCAGGCAGGCTGCACACAGTTCATCTTCTCTGAGTTCGCCTCCCGCCTCAACACCGTCACTGAGAGGATTTCATCCCAGCAGGCCAGCGAAGAAG ATTTCAACCTCACCCTGAACGTGCTGGAGGCCTCTAGGATGCTGCCAGAGATCTTTGCTAAGAGAGACCAAG AAATGGAGAAGAGActgaaggatctgcagagagagaCTGAAGCGGTGAGGACTGCCAGGTCTGCCATGAGAGATGCCTGTATCATGAGCTTCACCCGATCATGA
- the LOC121553891 gene encoding uncharacterized protein LOC121553891 isoform X7, with protein sequence MSKSTYEEDEEEEEGQRPKTGMQDPNTSEVAMTEDGAAEQFEFQYGLEGATFKNENGECSKSHLSIIKVEQLDPLLPDQNNSSCGSGSPRDSGPPGSSGFGSSMSPAAQFFRKCHQAGCTQFIFSEFASRLNTVTERISSQQASEEDFNLTLNVLEASRMLPEIFAKRDQEMEKRLKDLQRETEAVRTARSAMRDACIMSFTRS encoded by the exons ATGTCCAAGAGCACatatgaggaagatgaggaggaggaggaggggcagcgcCCAAAGACTGGGAT GCAAGATCCCAATACTTCAGAGGTAGCCATGACAGAAG ACGGGGCTGCAGAGCAGTTTGAGTTTCAGTATGGACTGGAGGGAGCAACATTTAAGAATGAGAATGGGGAG TGCTCAAAGAGCCATCTGTCCATCATCAAAGTGGAACAACTGGACCCCCTTCTCCCTGACCAAAACA ACTCCAGCTGTGGTTCTGGGTCACCTAGGGATTCTGGGCCTCCTGGCTCATCTGGTTTTGGGTCCAGTATGAGTCCAGCTGCACAGTTCTTCAGGAAATGCCACCAGGCAGGCTGCACACAGTTCATCTTCTCTGAGTTCGCCTCCCGCCTCAACACCGTCACTGAGAGGATTTCATCCCAGCAGGCCAGCGAAGAAG ATTTCAACCTCACCCTGAACGTGCTGGAGGCCTCTAGGATGCTGCCAGAGATCTTTGCTAAGAGAGACCAAG AAATGGAGAAGAGActgaaggatctgcagagagagaCTGAAGCGGTGAGGACTGCCAGGTCTGCCATGAGAGATGCCTGTATCATGAGCTTCACCCGATCATGA
- the LOC121553891 gene encoding uncharacterized protein LOC121553891 isoform X8, giving the protein MRKMRRRRRGSAQRLGCQQDPNTSEVAMTEDGAAEQFEFQYGLEGATFKNENGECSKSHLSIIKVEQLDPLLPDQNNSSCGSGSPRDSGPPGSSGFGSSMSPAAQFFRKCHQAGCTQFIFSEFASRLNTVTERISSQQASEEDFNLTLNVLEASRMLPEIFAKRDQEMEKRLKDLQRETEAVRTARSAMRDACIMSFTRS; this is encoded by the exons atgaggaagatgaggaggaggaggaggggcagcgcCCAAAGACTGGGATGTCA GCAAGATCCCAATACTTCAGAGGTAGCCATGACAGAAG ACGGGGCTGCAGAGCAGTTTGAGTTTCAGTATGGACTGGAGGGAGCAACATTTAAGAATGAGAATGGGGAG TGCTCAAAGAGCCATCTGTCCATCATCAAAGTGGAACAACTGGACCCCCTTCTCCCTGACCAAAACA ACTCCAGCTGTGGTTCTGGGTCACCTAGGGATTCTGGGCCTCCTGGCTCATCTGGTTTTGGGTCCAGTATGAGTCCAGCTGCACAGTTCTTCAGGAAATGCCACCAGGCAGGCTGCACACAGTTCATCTTCTCTGAGTTCGCCTCCCGCCTCAACACCGTCACTGAGAGGATTTCATCCCAGCAGGCCAGCGAAGAAG ATTTCAACCTCACCCTGAACGTGCTGGAGGCCTCTAGGATGCTGCCAGAGATCTTTGCTAAGAGAGACCAAG AAATGGAGAAGAGActgaaggatctgcagagagagaCTGAAGCGGTGAGGACTGCCAGGTCTGCCATGAGAGATGCCTGTATCATGAGCTTCACCCGATCATGA
- the LOC121553891 gene encoding uncharacterized protein LOC121553891 isoform X6: MERQRQTLKLKREAAIKREAAIEAEKTMSKSTYEEDEEEEEGQRPKTGMQDPNTSEVAMTEDGAAEQFEFQYGLEGATFKNENGECSKSHLSIIKVEQLDPLLPDQNNSSCGSGSPRDSGPPGSSGFGSSMSPAAQFFRKCHQAGCTQFIFSEFASRLNTVTERISSQQASEEDFNLTLNVLEASRMLPEIFAKRDQEMEKRLKDLQRETEAVRTARSAMRDACIMSFTRS; this comes from the exons ATGGAGCGCCAGAGACAG ACATTAAAGTTAAAAAGAGAAGCTGCAATAAAAAGAGAAGCTGCAATAGAGGCAGAGAAGACCATGTCCAAGAGCACatatgaggaagatgaggaggaggaggaggggcagcgcCCAAAGACTGGGAT GCAAGATCCCAATACTTCAGAGGTAGCCATGACAGAAG ACGGGGCTGCAGAGCAGTTTGAGTTTCAGTATGGACTGGAGGGAGCAACATTTAAGAATGAGAATGGGGAG TGCTCAAAGAGCCATCTGTCCATCATCAAAGTGGAACAACTGGACCCCCTTCTCCCTGACCAAAACA ACTCCAGCTGTGGTTCTGGGTCACCTAGGGATTCTGGGCCTCCTGGCTCATCTGGTTTTGGGTCCAGTATGAGTCCAGCTGCACAGTTCTTCAGGAAATGCCACCAGGCAGGCTGCACACAGTTCATCTTCTCTGAGTTCGCCTCCCGCCTCAACACCGTCACTGAGAGGATTTCATCCCAGCAGGCCAGCGAAGAAG ATTTCAACCTCACCCTGAACGTGCTGGAGGCCTCTAGGATGCTGCCAGAGATCTTTGCTAAGAGAGACCAAG AAATGGAGAAGAGActgaaggatctgcagagagagaCTGAAGCGGTGAGGACTGCCAGGTCTGCCATGAGAGATGCCTGTATCATGAGCTTCACCCGATCATGA
- the LOC121553891 gene encoding uncharacterized protein LOC121553891 isoform X2, which translates to MESKKHTTENQNLTQKIKSRELRIVKNRANVKSNVWDHFGVIVNADKQLVDGFAACKKCKRVLAYDSQRTGTSSLKKHIGRCTTLKLKREAAIKREAAIEAEKTMSKSTYEEDEEEEEGQRPKTGMSARSQYFRDGAAEQFEFQYGLEGATFKNENGECSKSHLSIIKVEQLDPLLPDQNNSSCGSGSPRDSGPPGSSGFGSSMSPAAQFFRKCHQAGCTQFIFSEFASRLNTVTERISSQQASEEDFNLTLNVLEASRMLPEIFAKRDQEMEKRLKDLQRETEAVRTARSAMRDACIMSFTRS; encoded by the exons ATGGAAAGCAAAAAGCATACCACGGAAAATCAGAATTTGACCCAAAAAATTAAAAGTAGGGAGCTCAGAATCGTGAAAAACAGGGCAaatgtcaaatcaaatgtatGGGATCATTTTGGAGTAATCGTTAACGCTGACAAACAACTTGTGGATGGATTCGCAGCATGCAAAAAGTGCAAACGGGTGTTAGCCTATGATAGTCAAAGAACGGGCACTTCCAGCTTGAAAAAACACATTGGGAGATGCACG ACATTAAAGTTAAAAAGAGAAGCTGCAATAAAAAGAGAAGCTGCAATAGAGGCAGAGAAGACCATGTCCAAGAGCACatatgaggaagatgaggaggaggaggaggggcagcgcCCAAAGACTGGGATGTCA GCAAGATCCCAATACTTCAGAG ACGGGGCTGCAGAGCAGTTTGAGTTTCAGTATGGACTGGAGGGAGCAACATTTAAGAATGAGAATGGGGAG TGCTCAAAGAGCCATCTGTCCATCATCAAAGTGGAACAACTGGACCCCCTTCTCCCTGACCAAAACA ACTCCAGCTGTGGTTCTGGGTCACCTAGGGATTCTGGGCCTCCTGGCTCATCTGGTTTTGGGTCCAGTATGAGTCCAGCTGCACAGTTCTTCAGGAAATGCCACCAGGCAGGCTGCACACAGTTCATCTTCTCTGAGTTCGCCTCCCGCCTCAACACCGTCACTGAGAGGATTTCATCCCAGCAGGCCAGCGAAGAAG ATTTCAACCTCACCCTGAACGTGCTGGAGGCCTCTAGGATGCTGCCAGAGATCTTTGCTAAGAGAGACCAAG AAATGGAGAAGAGActgaaggatctgcagagagagaCTGAAGCGGTGAGGACTGCCAGGTCTGCCATGAGAGATGCCTGTATCATGAGCTTCACCCGATCATGA
- the LOC121553891 gene encoding uncharacterized protein LOC121553891 isoform X10, translating into MERQRQARSQYFRDGAAEQFEFQYGLEGATFKNENGECSKSHLSIIKVEQLDPLLPDQNNSSCGSGSPRDSGPPGSSGFGSSMSPAAQFFRKCHQAGCTQFIFSEFASRLNTVTERISSQQASEEDFNLTLNVLEASRMLPEIFAKRDQEMEKRLKDLQRETEAVRTARSAMRDACIMSFTRS; encoded by the exons ATGGAGCGCCAGAGACAG GCAAGATCCCAATACTTCAGAG ACGGGGCTGCAGAGCAGTTTGAGTTTCAGTATGGACTGGAGGGAGCAACATTTAAGAATGAGAATGGGGAG TGCTCAAAGAGCCATCTGTCCATCATCAAAGTGGAACAACTGGACCCCCTTCTCCCTGACCAAAACA ACTCCAGCTGTGGTTCTGGGTCACCTAGGGATTCTGGGCCTCCTGGCTCATCTGGTTTTGGGTCCAGTATGAGTCCAGCTGCACAGTTCTTCAGGAAATGCCACCAGGCAGGCTGCACACAGTTCATCTTCTCTGAGTTCGCCTCCCGCCTCAACACCGTCACTGAGAGGATTTCATCCCAGCAGGCCAGCGAAGAAG ATTTCAACCTCACCCTGAACGTGCTGGAGGCCTCTAGGATGCTGCCAGAGATCTTTGCTAAGAGAGACCAAG AAATGGAGAAGAGActgaaggatctgcagagagagaCTGAAGCGGTGAGGACTGCCAGGTCTGCCATGAGAGATGCCTGTATCATGAGCTTCACCCGATCATGA
- the LOC121553891 gene encoding uncharacterized protein LOC121553891 isoform X4 encodes MLIAMAPPRRKYDIKFKLAVIKFTEQNSGEATARHFGIDPKRVREWRSQKFELQRLSEVDQKRARLQGGGRKKTLKLKREAAIKREAAIEAEKTMSKSTYEEDEEEEEGQRPKTGMQDPNTSEVAMTEDGAAEQFEFQYGLEGATFKNENGECSKSHLSIIKVEQLDPLLPDQNNSSCGSGSPRDSGPPGSSGFGSSMSPAAQFFRKCHQAGCTQFIFSEFASRLNTVTERISSQQASEEDFNLTLNVLEASRMLPEIFAKRDQEMEKRLKDLQRETEAVRTARSAMRDACIMSFTRS; translated from the exons atGTTGATTGCCATGGCGCCACCAAGAAGAAAATACGACATCAAATTCAAGCTAGCAGTGATCAAATTCACAGAGCAAAATTCGGGCGAGGCAACAGCCAGGCATTTTGGAATTGATCCAAAACGAGTGAGAGAATGGCGAAGTCAAAAATTCGAACTTCAACGTTTGTCTGAGGTGGATCAGAAGAGGGCGAGACTGCAAGGTGGGGGGAGGAAAAAG ACATTAAAGTTAAAAAGAGAAGCTGCAATAAAAAGAGAAGCTGCAATAGAGGCAGAGAAGACCATGTCCAAGAGCACatatgaggaagatgaggaggaggaggaggggcagcgcCCAAAGACTGGGAT GCAAGATCCCAATACTTCAGAGGTAGCCATGACAGAAG ACGGGGCTGCAGAGCAGTTTGAGTTTCAGTATGGACTGGAGGGAGCAACATTTAAGAATGAGAATGGGGAG TGCTCAAAGAGCCATCTGTCCATCATCAAAGTGGAACAACTGGACCCCCTTCTCCCTGACCAAAACA ACTCCAGCTGTGGTTCTGGGTCACCTAGGGATTCTGGGCCTCCTGGCTCATCTGGTTTTGGGTCCAGTATGAGTCCAGCTGCACAGTTCTTCAGGAAATGCCACCAGGCAGGCTGCACACAGTTCATCTTCTCTGAGTTCGCCTCCCGCCTCAACACCGTCACTGAGAGGATTTCATCCCAGCAGGCCAGCGAAGAAG ATTTCAACCTCACCCTGAACGTGCTGGAGGCCTCTAGGATGCTGCCAGAGATCTTTGCTAAGAGAGACCAAG AAATGGAGAAGAGActgaaggatctgcagagagagaCTGAAGCGGTGAGGACTGCCAGGTCTGCCATGAGAGATGCCTGTATCATGAGCTTCACCCGATCATGA
- the LOC121553891 gene encoding uncharacterized protein LOC121553891 isoform X5 has product MLYENFAVSDGEEGEDARPPASAADKVPSAFNASKGWFEKFKKRFGLKNVCLHGEMASADTAEAEAFVNNKFKTQDPNTSEVAMTEDGAAEQFEFQYGLEGATFKNENGECSKSHLSIIKVEQLDPLLPDQNNSSCGSGSPRDSGPPGSSGFGSSMSPAAQFFRKCHQAGCTQFIFSEFASRLNTVTERISSQQASEEDFNLTLNVLEASRMLPEIFAKRDQEMEKRLKDLQRETEAVRTARSAMRDACIMSFTRS; this is encoded by the exons ATGCTGTATGAAAACTTTGCTGTCAGTgacggggaagagggagaggatgcCAGGCCCCCAGCAAGTGCTGCTGACAAAGTGCCAAGCGCATTTAATGCAAGCAAGGGCTGGTTTGAAAAGTTTAAGAAACGCTTTGGACTTAAAAATGTTTGTCTGCACGGTGAGATGGCGTCTGCGGATACCGCTGAGGCAGAAGCCTTCGTGAACAATAAATTCAAGac GCAAGATCCCAATACTTCAGAGGTAGCCATGACAGAAG ACGGGGCTGCAGAGCAGTTTGAGTTTCAGTATGGACTGGAGGGAGCAACATTTAAGAATGAGAATGGGGAG TGCTCAAAGAGCCATCTGTCCATCATCAAAGTGGAACAACTGGACCCCCTTCTCCCTGACCAAAACA ACTCCAGCTGTGGTTCTGGGTCACCTAGGGATTCTGGGCCTCCTGGCTCATCTGGTTTTGGGTCCAGTATGAGTCCAGCTGCACAGTTCTTCAGGAAATGCCACCAGGCAGGCTGCACACAGTTCATCTTCTCTGAGTTCGCCTCCCGCCTCAACACCGTCACTGAGAGGATTTCATCCCAGCAGGCCAGCGAAGAAG ATTTCAACCTCACCCTGAACGTGCTGGAGGCCTCTAGGATGCTGCCAGAGATCTTTGCTAAGAGAGACCAAG AAATGGAGAAGAGActgaaggatctgcagagagagaCTGAAGCGGTGAGGACTGCCAGGTCTGCCATGAGAGATGCCTGTATCATGAGCTTCACCCGATCATGA
- the LOC121553891 gene encoding uncharacterized protein LOC121553891 isoform X9 has product MESKKHTTENQNLTQKIKSRELRIVKNRANVKSNVWDHFGVIVNADKQLVDGFAACKKCKRVLAYDSQRTGTSSLKKHIGRCTTLKLKREAAIKREAAIEAEKTMSKSTYEEDEEEEEGQRPKTGMQDPNTSEVAMTEDGAAEQFEFQYGLEGATFKNENGECSKSHLSIIKVEQLDPLLPDQNSTFVCMSTITEGE; this is encoded by the exons ATGGAAAGCAAAAAGCATACCACGGAAAATCAGAATTTGACCCAAAAAATTAAAAGTAGGGAGCTCAGAATCGTGAAAAACAGGGCAaatgtcaaatcaaatgtatGGGATCATTTTGGAGTAATCGTTAACGCTGACAAACAACTTGTGGATGGATTCGCAGCATGCAAAAAGTGCAAACGGGTGTTAGCCTATGATAGTCAAAGAACGGGCACTTCCAGCTTGAAAAAACACATTGGGAGATGCACG ACATTAAAGTTAAAAAGAGAAGCTGCAATAAAAAGAGAAGCTGCAATAGAGGCAGAGAAGACCATGTCCAAGAGCACatatgaggaagatgaggaggaggaggaggggcagcgcCCAAAGACTGGGAT GCAAGATCCCAATACTTCAGAGGTAGCCATGACAGAAG ACGGGGCTGCAGAGCAGTTTGAGTTTCAGTATGGACTGGAGGGAGCAACATTTAAGAATGAGAATGGGGAG TGCTCAAAGAGCCATCTGTCCATCATCAAAGTGGAACAACTGGACCCCCTTCTCCCTGACCAAAACAGTACGTTTGTGTGCATGTCTACTATAACAGAAGGAGAATAA